The genome window ACGAGGATGCGCGGCCCGTGCACGATCGCCCTCGCCAGGGCGATCCGCTGACGCTGCCCGCCCGAGAACTCGTGGGGATACCGGTCGGCCATGGCCGGCTCGAGGCCCACCTGCTGCAGCACTTCTCGGATCCGAGCTCCGTGGTCGCCGTCGATGCCGAGGGCCCACAGCGGCTCGCGGATGATCTGGGCGGCCGTCATCCGCGGATCGAGTGAGGCATACGGGTCCTGGAACACGAGGCCGGTCTGTCTCCGCAGCCAGTGCAGGGAACGGGCGGATGCCGTGGCATCCACCGCCTTGCCGTCGACCTCGACCGTGCCGGACGTCGGACGATCGAGTCCGAGCAGCAGCCGGACGAGCGTGGACTTGCCCGATCCTGATTCGCCGATGATTCCGACCGACGAGCCCTCGGCGATGTCGAGGTCTGTGGGCGCCAGCGCGGTCTGCATCCTGGTGCGCTCGAACGTCGAACGCTTGGGCACCACGAAGTCGCGGCGAAGGGATCGCGCCTCGATCAGGCTCATCCGATGCCCCCGTCCGGGCGCCAGAGCGTGGCGGTCGCGTCGCGGAGGAGACCCTGCGTCACCGGAGACGAGGGAGCGCTCAGCAGCGTGCTCACCGGTGCAGCCTCGACCACATGGCCGTCCTCGAGCACCACACCCCGAGTCGCGACCTGTGCGAGCACGGCGAGGTCGTGCGTGATGAACACGAGCGACATGCCCTGCTCGTCGACGAGGCTCAGCAGCAGCGACAGGATCTCGGCCTGGATGGTGACGTCGAGCGCGGTCGTCGGCT of Microbacterium sp. LWH13-1.2 contains these proteins:
- a CDS encoding ABC transporter ATP-binding protein; amino-acid sequence: MSLIEARSLRRDFVVPKRSTFERTRMQTALAPTDLDIAEGSSVGIIGESGSGKSTLVRLLLGLDRPTSGTVEVDGKAVDATASARSLHWLRRQTGLVFQDPYASLDPRMTAAQIIREPLWALGIDGDHGARIREVLQQVGLEPAMADRYPHEFSGGQRQRIALARAIVHGPRILVGDEPLSALDVTVRAQILDLLIELRRSSDLTLILVSHDIGVVQNLCDTVVVMKDGSIVERGSTEEVLLHPTHDYTKTLLAAIPVIPAPPE